GCGATGAAACGGAGCCTAAAAAGGGCTATTTTAAGATTCGTGTAATTAACCTGTCCTTCAAACTTGGGCCGCGTGCTAATTTTAACGGACCATTTGAAGAACATTATGGGAAAATTTCACTGGCCTATGCGGATGGTCGTCCGGTGAGCAATGCCACCAGTAATATTGATCCGCTGAAAAAGGTTTCCGACTATGTGGAAATCCCATATGGGACCTATCAGTTTAAAGTGCTAAACGAAAAAGGAAGAGAAATCGCAGGAGCAACGGGCCATACGCCCAATAGAATTATTGATCCACCGAGCTCATCCATGCCCCGCAGTATTTTCGATCCTTCGTACATTGTCTACGCCCCGATACAAACTTATCAGCCTGGCGGGGTGTATACCATCGTGGTCAATCCATTTGGTTGTGAATTTTTCAAAAATGAACTGAATTATACCGATTTTAAATATCAAAATTCCTTCAAAATTATCATTGATAAAAAACCAGAGGTCAACCAATCTTTCGCCCGGGTACAGGCGGTAAATGCTTTGCCGGAACAAACGGTCAGTTTCCGCCTGAATGGCCAGACACTTACTGAAAACTTAAAGTATGCGGCAGCAAGCGCTTATCAGACAAAATCAACAGGTAAAAATCAAATTGAAGCGGTAGATCAGACTGGAAAAGTGCTGGCACAAATGGAACGAACGCTTGATCCGGGAATGAATTATACCGTATGGCTTTATCCGACACCCGAGGGGCCGGCTAAAATAGTCGTTACCAATAACGATCTGAGTGGAGTCCTTCATGCCGGGACTGCTGAAGAAGATGCTTCGTATGATTACCGGTATTTTGCCATGCCATTCAGTAAACGCTTCCTGAACCTTTGTCCCGATGTTCCTTATCTGACAATAACGGCAAAAAACGGGCAGGTTTTAGGCGATAAAAAAGACAATCCCGCGGTCTATAACCTCCGACCGGGGCAGGCACCTGAGCGCTTTCCTTATACTTGGGGAGACTGGTCAAGCAGGGAATATGAAATTCTTGCTTACCGGTCTACCCCTCAGGTAACGCCGGGAGTATGGGCGAGTGACATCAAAATCCTGACCAATGAAAACTTCATTGCCCGGAAAGAATTGTACACTTCGGGTTCCAAGACCATCCCCTTTCATGAACCGGGCATCTATAGCGTTGCCCTGATCGGAAGAACGGGGAATCAGGTTCCGGAGGCATTTAAAGCAAAAATGATCGTGGTTAAGCATAACCTCTGACAAGAAACCACGAACCTGGGAGGACCATTAACCAAGGCCCGATATCAACGAACCTAAACCACAACTGATGAAAAAAATAAGAGTAAATTATCTGATCATTTTATTGTTTTGCCTAAGTGCTTGTGGCAAGATCGAATACACTAAAATGGAATCCCCGGCTTATCTCAGGGTATTCAATAATTTTACCTACAACCTGACGGTAGAAAATAAAAATGAGCAATTTCCGATTTTCACCATGCTCATTGAGCCTAAATTTGATGGGAGCGGGACGGTCACAGGCGCGGAAGTTATCGGAGATTTTCTGGACAAAAGAGACTACTATGCTCCACCTTATCCTTCCCATATCGGGAATAGTACTTCTGTGTTTAACCCGGAGTATCCGGGAAAAGAAAATGTACTTGTAGGCCCGATACTGAATGGATTTGATTTAAGCAGCTGGGCACAGGTGCCTTCAGGAAAAAGAAGGGTGATGTTTGTTTACCGCCCCAAAAGTGAAGTCCCCTTTTTGCAATTGCCTAAGCAGTTGAGGAGCAAGGTGCTGGTTGATACCGTTTTGAACCTGGAGAAAGGAGAAGTCTTTACCCTGCACCTGCTACAGAAAGATTTTAATACCCGTGAGAATGGGATGATTCTGAGGCAGGAGCAATTTCATAAAATACCTTTATCAGATTCCCTGGTTTACGTCAATATCTATAACATGAGTTCCAAAGGATTCTGGAATGCAAACGCAGGGTTTAAAGATAAATTTGAGCGGATGGGGATGTTGAATTTCGGGATTAAAGATGTGATGAACGTCTATTATTCGCTGGTAAATTATGACCAGGGACAAGGGCAATGGTTTGACCGGGCGGTCAATGGACATAATAAAGCTTTTATGGGCACCATCCACCGGGATACCGAGTCCAGTAAGGTGCATCCTTATTTTAGTTTTCCGGTCTTCGCGGATGCAGGAAGCAATAACATCTCCACTAAAATCTGGCAGCGCTTCTTTTTCCTGCCTCCGGGAAACTCTTTGGAGAACTACCTGCACTACGAGCTTTATAATGACAATGAAGGGAGTTTTGCGATCGTCAATTGCTTTGAAAACGGGCTGGTAAGGCCATTTGCGGACTGGGGAGGCGCAGCAATGTTACCCAATCTATTGGTAAATGTGCACTCAGGAACCCATAACCCACAGACGTTTGGAACAGTAAATACCTTGGAAATCGTAAATGGAAAAGTTTTCTTAACCACAATACAGCGAAAATATGCACCCCCTGTATATTAAAACACGAAATGATGATGAAACAATATAGCTTAAAATTTATGGTTTTTCTGCTCCTGGTGTTGAACCTGGCCTGTAAACATGAAAGGGTAGTCCTTTTTGCACCCAATCTTAACTTAAGGCCCGCAGGAGAATTTATCAACAACAATTATGAGTTCAAACTATTTAATGCTGCCCTGAAAATCACTGGATTATCGGAAATACTTAACGGTCAGGGGCCATTCACCGTTTTTGCACCAAGCGATCTGGCATTTAACAATATGGGCATCAGGACGCCCGCTGATTTTCAGAAAATGAACCTGGACAGCCTGCGGGATGTGATGAAATATCATATCGTTACGCAAAGAATGAGCAGTATGGATGTGGCTAAGAAAACAGTAGACAATCCGTTCAACACGCTGTTAGGCCATCCGGTCTTATTAAGCCTTGGCAACGATACCGATTATGATTTTTATATCAATGGTTCCAGGATCACCAGAAAAGACATTGACCTCGCTAATGGGATATTAAACACAGTGGATAAGGTGATTAAATACCAGCCTGTTACGGTTAAAAAGTACCTGGAGAGCCAGGAGAGATACGGTATTTTCGTTGCCGCCTTAAAAAAATTCGGTTTGCTGGATCAGTTGGATACGGAAGGACCATGGACGGTACTTGCCCTACCGAACTCCGCATTTGAGCAGCAGAACATCAGTAAAGAAGACATTGAAAAATTAAATCCGGCTTCTTTTAAAAAGCGGCTTTTTGGCACTTACATTTTCAAGCTTCAATTTTTCCGTTCCGATCTGCTCATTTTAACGAAAAGCGGAGGTTCAGGAGAATATGATCCTTCCGGTGCTGCTGTGCGTGTTCCGATACCGGGAGATGAAGAATATAGTCATGGGATGGCAGGCTATAACCTGTTTGTCATTAAAACGGACTATGGGAATTATCCGATTGTCAGGGAAACCACAACAGGGCCCGCCGACAGGATTGATTTATTATTTAAGAATGGGATTATACATGAAGCCGGAGAGCTGGTCATCTATCCCGAAGAGGCATTAATCAGACCCTAAACACGATTTAAAACATTTAATATGAAACTACATTTACTGGTAATTTCAATGATGGTGCTGCTTTTATCTTCCTGTTCAAAAAAGGAATTTATGCCGGCACCAGAGGGGGAGAATATCCCGTATCATGAAACTAAAAAGACAATTCAGGAGAACCTCGAAAGTTCTGCCTATACCTGTTTTTATACGGCATGGAGAAAAAGCAATATGGATAAAATCCTGAAAACCTTAAATCCTAAGATCGCCGTTACTGTTTTTGTTCCGGACAATAAAGCATTTGAAGCTTTGGGATACAATATTGCGACCATTAACAGGACACCGGCCGCTGTTTTAGATAGCTTATTGCTGTTCCATACGGCTAAAAATCAGGTGTTACCGGAAACGCTGGATCCACAATCGGCAAATTACCTCTTCATGAGCTTGCTGGAAAATAAAAATTACATTGAACGGTATGGGATGATGAATGGGGAATTTCGTTATTACCTCTATCGCCATTACTTTAATATAGAAAATAATAAAGTGCTGGTTAACGGTAAAGTATCTGGCAATGCCGCAGACATCATGATCGGGACCAATGGTACACTGATTCCGATCGATAAAGTGCTGAACAGACCCGTCAAGGACATCAGGCAGACGCTCCAGGAAGATGGAAGATTCGGTTTGTACCTGAGTATTCTGGAGCATGATGACCAGTTTTATACCGAAATCTCGGGTTTTCCGGGCAATCAGCTAGACCGGTTTTTTAATAAAGAACCTTATGTCAGCTTTTCTTCTGTTTTTGCACCCACGGATGAAGCTTTTCATAAGGCAGGGATACATTCGCTGGCTGATGTTCAAAAATTAAACAGCCGGAGTGTTCCCTACATCCTGGAGGATTATTTTACAGTATCTAATTATTTGCCTGTGGATTCCATATTAAACAACCATTTCTGGCAATACAATGGGATATACGTACAAAATATGGACCTATCCTATAACAGCAGATACATTTCGCCGGAACCGAATCCGATTTGCTTCTTTTCAAATGACCTTAAAAATGAAATTCTTGGTTCTTATGTCACCTTGTATAATAGTGAGCGTTCCCGTGTGATTCATTTAAATAACCTGGATTTTATCAGGAACGGGACTACCCTTAAGGTCAGGGTTAAGGGCTCAGATGCAGAACCGGCCACTGTGATCGCCTCTGATATCCAAACTTTTAATGGAACCATTCATGTAGTAGACCGCCTGTTGCTTCCTAAAGGGTTTAAAATTTAACCTGTTTTATTCAAGATCTCATGATTAAAAGAAAAGAATTATTTGCGATTTTACTGACAGGAATCTGTTTGCAATCTTGTATAAAAGAAGCTGATTTTATCAGCCCGGTAGATTACAATACGCTTGGTTATAAAATATCAGACAATTTCAATTTATCGCTGTTTAGTGCCGCACTGAGCAGGAGCAGCAATGATAAAAAATTATTGGAGCCTGGTCCCTTCACTGTTTTAGCGCCATCGAACCTTGCTTTTCAGAACTTTGGTTATTCCACCACTACCGCAGTAAAGACGGAAAGCCTGACCAGGATGAGCAAAATTGCCACCTACCATATTCTAGAAGGTAAGTTTGAGCTGGACAAGCTTCCCTACTTATTCAATCAGCAGATCGAATCCCTGGGCGGGAAATTATTTGTCACGCATTGGATTAAAGGTACCGATACGGTAATCACGATAAATGGGGCGAAGCTGATCCTAAATAATATTCCGGGATCGAATGGATTGATTCAGGTAATCGATAAGGTGCTGGAGCCTTATCAGTTTGACGAACTCAATGATGCGATCGCCTCAGAAAATTCCATCACTTTATTTTCTCATGCGCTTCGCAAAACAGGTTTGACCAGCCTTCTTCAGAAAAATGGATCATATACTGTTTTCGCACCTTCCAATGCAGCAATGGCAGCGATCGGCTTCCGGAGTATCCAGGATGTCAATAATGCGCAAACCAAAGTGCTGGAAGATCTGATCAACTACCACATCGTCGCTGACCGGAAATTCGTGTACGACTATATTTTAACTGCAGGAAAGTCCAATTCCAGTAAGCAAACCATGCTGAACGGTTACAGTGTGAACGTTAACCTGATGAGCACTGCGCAGGATCCCCCAGGAGTTTTCAGTAAGATCAGCTTGCAGGGCCCTGGAAATACGGTTCCGGTGCTGGTTGACCGGGCAGATCTGCTCAGCGGAAATGGCGTATTGCACATTATTAACGGCGTATTTAAAATTATCAGATAATGATTCAGAAACGAACTTATTCCTCATTATACCTAATGAGTTTTACCACAGTTATTTTTATGATCGTATTATTTACCCTTTCCTGTAAAAAAGACAAAGAACTGAAAGGGGAACAAATACCTTTTAAAGTGGATAGTTATTATCCAAACAGTGGCAATGAAGGAACACTGGTTACGATTTTAGGAACCGGATTTGACACCAAAGCTGAAAATATTTCCATCACTTTTTCCGGTCAGCAAGCAGATGTTATTGCAGTTCATGAGGACAAGATCATCGTGAGGGCACCTAAGGAAGGCAAGTCGGGAATGATACAGATGAAGAGCGGGTCCAATCATTCAGATGTCGGATCGTATAAATACCAGCAGCTGAGCTTAAAGGAAATTTTCCCTACCAATGGTTCCGCAGGGTCACACATCAGAATAATGGGCGAAGGATTTAGCAGCATCAGTAGTCCTGCAGCAGTGTTAATCAACGGAAAAGAAGCCATCGTCGTGAGCGTAAGTGATACGGTGCTGGTGGTAGAAGTTCCTGAAAATGCAGGAACCGGCCCGGTTCAGGTCAAAGTAAATGGATTTGAATCTACAGGTCCTGTGTTTCATTATCAAACGATAACGGCCATTAGACCATTAACAGGAGGTAAGGGGACCCGTGTAACCATTACCGGATCAGGATTTGCGGCGGAGATTGCCGGAAATACTATAGATTTTAATGGAAAACCAGCAGCCGTTATTTCTGCGAAAGAAAATGAGATCGTGGTGATTGCGCCAGAGGGAGTGGAATCGGGGCCAGTTTCTTTAACCATCAATAAGCAAAGAACATCAGGTCCAGATTTTACCGTAGTTCCTTTACCAACGATTGAATTTGTCAGTCCGCTGAGTGGGCCGGGCGGAATAGAGATGGTGATTAAAGGATTGACTTTTAGTCCTGAAAAGGAAGAGAATAAAGTATCGATCAATGGGGTAATCGTACCGCTAACCTCCGCAACAAACAACGAGCTAAAACTAATTATTCCGGGCAATACAGGTAGTGGCGAGATCAGGGTATCTGTCAATGATCAGGAAGTGACCGGACCAAAATTCTTCGACCAGAGCCTGGGAATAAAAAGCATGACTCCCGATAATGGCCTTTCAGGAACGGAGGTTACGCTTACCGGAACAGGCTTTAGCAGTAATCCTTCGGGAAACATCGTAACATTTAATAACGTCGCAGCAACAATACTCTCAGCCACAGAAACAAAAATAACTGTTAAAGCTCCGGCGAATGTACTGACTGGAAACCTGAAAGTAAAGGTGGGTAACCTGGAGGCTACTGCTCCGAAGCCATTCAGAAGGGCCGGAGTGCTCACCCTGGTTGGTGGTCCTGGAAGTACCAATGTCGACCTTTCCACCAATGGTAGTATTGTCGTAGATGCCTCAGGAAATGTTTTTGCCATAGAAAACACCAAAAACAGGGTGCTTAAAATATCTGCTTCCGGACAGGTTTCTGTTTTTGCAGGGAGTTCAGGCGGACAGTCCGGTTTGCAAAACGGAATGGGAACAGAAGCCCGCTTCAGGTTTGAGAATTTTGGCTCCCTTACCATCGATAAAAACCAGAACTTATATGTAGCGGATTATGGAAATCAGCTGATCAGAAAAATAAGTCCTCAGGGATTAGTTTCTACTTTCATGACGGGTGTAGGGAATGTTTTTGCCATGACTACCGATGCTGCAGGAAATATCTATGCCATGAGGGGCACCCAGAATGCCATGAGGATGACGCCGCAGGGAGGTTTATCTTCTCTAAATGTTTCTTCCAGAAATTATACGCATCGTCCGGCCTTTGATCAGGAGGGTAATTTATATATGAGTCCTGATGATTTTGAGGTCTATATCAGTAAATATCCTTATCGGGCTGATGGAACGATACCTCAGCCTCCTGTAAAACATTGGGCCGGAAATCCTGCTGAAACCGGTTATGCTGACGGGATAGGAAGGCAGGTTAAGTTTACCTGGCTGAGGGGGATGCAGGTGGCAGATCAAAAGCTCTTCATTCTGGATTCTGATAATGCATTCAATATCTCGATTCGTCAGGCAAATCTGCAAACCGGAGAAGTGGTTACGGTGATGAAATCGGTAAGGGGTTATCAGGATGGAAACCTTGATGTGGCCAGGTTCATATCACTCCAGGATCTGGCCATCGATAAGGAGGGAGTCCTCTATATACTTGATAACTGGAATAACGCCATCAGAAAAGTGTATATAAAATAACAACCTACATATAAAGGATTTTCTCCATTGATTTTGACAAAAAATCAATGGGCCGGGGATCCCCTTGTCCAAAATTTTAGAATGAATACTTATAAACCATAAAACAACATGAAAATTAATTTAATCAGAGATCACCTGTTCAGGGGGATGATCCGAAGCTGTTTTTTGCTTGTCCTTCTTGGGGTTTGTCAGCAGGAAGTGCAGGCAGGTCCCCATGCACACCGGACAAAATTCGTGCAGCAAAACATAAAGGGAAAGGTGACCGACGCGCAGGGATTGCCTGTAGTTGGTGCAACAGTGAATATCAAAGGCTCGAAAGTATATGCCATCACCGATAAAGATGGTACTTACAGCATCCAGGCATCCGATAATTCCACACTTATTATACGTTCTATCGGTTTTATCACTCAGGAAATTCTGGTAGGCACCAGAACTATCATAAATACCACGCTGATTGAAGAAGTTGGTAAATTGGGCGAAGTGGTGGTTACCGGTTATCAGACGGTAAAGAAAAGACAGTTTACCGGAGCTTCCACTACCATCAAAGCTGCGGATGCCAAGCGGGAAGGGATCACTGATGTCAGCAGGATGCTCGAAGGGCAGGTGGCCGGAGTATCTGTTCAAAACGTTTCGGGAACATTCGGTGCTGCACCTAAAATCAGGATCCGGGGTGCTACTTCCATCAGCGGAGATAACAAGCCATTGTGGGTGGTAGATGGAATCATCCTGGAGGATGTGGTGAATGTGTCCAATGAGCAATTATCTACTGGAGACCCCTCCACTTTAGTCGGGTCCTCAGTTGCAGGCCTCAATCCGGATGACATTGAGAGCTTTGAAATCCTTAAAGATGCTGCGGCAACCTCATTATATGGTGCAAGGGCAATGAATGGTGTAATTGTCATTACGACAAAAAAAGGTAAGGTCGGCAGCTCAAAAGTTTCCTATACCGGAAATCTTTCTACCTACTTAAAGCCTTCCTACGACCAGTTTAACATCATGAACTCCTATGATCAGGTTTCCATGTATGCAGAGATGGAACGTAAGGGCTGGTTAAATTTCGGCGCAACATCCAGGTTCGCCAATGGCGGGATTTATGTAAAGATGGCCGATTTAATTAATCAATATGATGAATCTAATGGCCAGTTTGGACTTAAAAATGATGCTTTAAGCAGAAGGTCTTTTTTAGAAAGATACGCGAACGCAAATACGAACTGGTTTGACGTGCTTTTTAAAAATTCCATGATGCAGGAACATGCGGTGAGTGTATCTAATGGTACGGATAAGGCCCAGCTCTATATATCGACGAGTTATTTGAAAGATAATGGATGGACAGTTGGAGATGAGGTAGAGCGGTTTACCGGAAACGTGAGGGCTACCTTTACCCCTAACGACAAGCTCAGTTATGGGATCATTACGCAGGGATCAGTCCGGAATCAACGTGCACCGGGAAGTTTGGGAAGAGTGAGTGATCCTGTGTCCGGACAGTTTAACCGTGATTTCGATATCAATCCTTTTAGCTATGCAATGAATACCAGCCGCGCGTTAACGGCCTTTGACGAAAATGGGAACCGGGAATATTTCAGAAGAAACTTTGCTCCTTTCAACATTCTGAACGAGTTGGAAAACAACAGCATTAACCTTAATTTTTTGGATTTTAAGGTTCAAGGGGATTTGAAATATAACCTGCTAAAGAACCTTAAGTATGCTTTTGAAGGTGCCTATCGGTATGCGAAAACCAACCAGGAGCACAGCATTACTGAAAACTCAAATATGCCGATGGCCTATCGTGCTGATGGTGATGCCACCATTCGTGCGGCCAATAAGTTTTTATACAGAGATCCCGAAAATCCGGAAGCTGAACCGATTGTGGTATTGCCTTATGGAGGGTTCTACAATACCAATGATACTTATTTGAAAAGTTATAACCTTCGAAATTCCCTTGAATTTAATGAGCGTTTTAATGACATCCATCAGCTAAGGGTTTATGGTTTTTCTGAATTGAGGTATGCGGACAGGCAGTTTAAAAACTTTAGCGGATATGGTTATCAGTTTGATAAAGGCGGAGTTCCTTATTTAGACCCCAATTTTGTAAAGATGATCGTGGAAGGTAATTCCAACTATTACGGGATGGAGCGCAGACAAGACCGCTTTCTGGCCTATGGATTGAATGCAGGGTACACGTATAAGGATCGGTACAATGTAGCGGGAACACTCCGGTACGATGGTTCCAACCTGATGGGAAAAACAAGAACTGCACGTTGGCTTCCCACCTGGAACATTAGCGGGTCATGGAATATTGATGGGGAGTCGTTTTTTCAGAAACAAAGCTTCCTGACCCGTGCCACTTTAAGGGCCAGTTATGGTCTTACTGCGAGCAGCGGTCCGGCAACAAATTCCAGCGTTGTGTTGTTGAATGCCGCAACAAATCGTCCTTATTTAAGTGAGCGGGAATCGGCGATCAATATCATGAACCTGGAGAATTCCGAGCTGACCTGGGAAAAGCTCTACAAAACAAATATCGGATTTGATGTCAGCATGGCTAATAATGTGGTCACCCTGGGGGTGGATTATTACAACCATAAAAGCTATGACCTGATTGGTTTAATCCGCAATGGCGGTGTTGGTGGGGAAGCGGTGAAGGTGGCCAATTATGCAGACATGGATGCCCATGGAGTTGAATTTACATTGGGAACGAAAATATTGGACCACGGTGCTTTGAAATGGAATGCGCAGCTAAATTTCGGATATAATAAATCTGTCATCACCAATCTGAGAAACGAACCAAATATCTGGTCTTTAATCGGGCCTGATGGAGGTGCTAAAGAAGGCTATCCGCAAAGAGGATTGTTTTCTTTAAAATATGAAGGTTTAAATAAGGAAACAGGTGTGCCGAGATTTTTAAATGAAGACGGCAAGGTATCCGATGCGGTTTACCTGCAAAGTTTGAAAACCAGCAATCTGGTTTATGAAGGATCGATCGACCCTAAGGTCACAGGAGGTTTTTTCAATAACATCAGTTATAAAGATTTTAAGCTGTCTGTCCTGATGACTTTCAGTGCCGGAAATGTGATCCGTCTAAATCCGGCTTTCAGCAGTAGTTATTCTGAATTGAATGCCACGCCGGAAGAGTTTATAAACAGATGGATATTATATGGGGATGATGCCAGCCCTTCGGTTTTAGACAAGAGAGGCGAAAGTCAGCTGATCAATTCCTTTCCTTATAACAATTACAACTATTCTACAGAACGTGTAGCGAAGGGGGATTTTATCAGGCTGAAGCAGCTGAACCTTTCCTATAATCTCCCGGCAAAGCTGAGCTCAAAATTAAAGCTGTCTAACTGTTCCTTGAGTCTGGTGGCGAACAACCTGTGGTTAATTTATTCAGATAAGGCGCTGAATGGTCAGGATCCGGAGTTCTTTAGCTCAGGAGGGGTAGCGATGCCTATTCCTAAGCAGTTTACATTATCCTTAAAAGTCGGACTATAAAAATATTAAAATGATCAAGATTAAATTCAATAACAGCATCATACTGGGACTTGCAGGTTTATGCCTGTTCTCCGGTTGCAGTAAGTTCCTGGATGAAAGTCCGGACATGCGTACAGAACTGAATTCTCCTGAAAAGATTGGGGAATTATTGTCTACTGCTTATCCTCAGGCGAGCTATATCCCTTTTACAGAATCTATGTCAGATAACGTATCTGATAAAGGTTCTGGAAATGTAGAGCTGGCCAATAGTTCACCTT
This region of Pedobacter steynii genomic DNA includes:
- a CDS encoding SusC/RagA family TonB-linked outer membrane protein — its product is MKINLIRDHLFRGMIRSCFLLVLLGVCQQEVQAGPHAHRTKFVQQNIKGKVTDAQGLPVVGATVNIKGSKVYAITDKDGTYSIQASDNSTLIIRSIGFITQEILVGTRTIINTTLIEEVGKLGEVVVTGYQTVKKRQFTGASTTIKAADAKREGITDVSRMLEGQVAGVSVQNVSGTFGAAPKIRIRGATSISGDNKPLWVVDGIILEDVVNVSNEQLSTGDPSTLVGSSVAGLNPDDIESFEILKDAAATSLYGARAMNGVIVITTKKGKVGSSKVSYTGNLSTYLKPSYDQFNIMNSYDQVSMYAEMERKGWLNFGATSRFANGGIYVKMADLINQYDESNGQFGLKNDALSRRSFLERYANANTNWFDVLFKNSMMQEHAVSVSNGTDKAQLYISTSYLKDNGWTVGDEVERFTGNVRATFTPNDKLSYGIITQGSVRNQRAPGSLGRVSDPVSGQFNRDFDINPFSYAMNTSRALTAFDENGNREYFRRNFAPFNILNELENNSINLNFLDFKVQGDLKYNLLKNLKYAFEGAYRYAKTNQEHSITENSNMPMAYRADGDATIRAANKFLYRDPENPEAEPIVVLPYGGFYNTNDTYLKSYNLRNSLEFNERFNDIHQLRVYGFSELRYADRQFKNFSGYGYQFDKGGVPYLDPNFVKMIVEGNSNYYGMERRQDRFLAYGLNAGYTYKDRYNVAGTLRYDGSNLMGKTRTARWLPTWNISGSWNIDGESFFQKQSFLTRATLRASYGLTASSGPATNSSVVLLNAATNRPYLSERESAINIMNLENSELTWEKLYKTNIGFDVSMANNVVTLGVDYYNHKSYDLIGLIRNGGVGGEAVKVANYADMDAHGVEFTLGTKILDHGALKWNAQLNFGYNKSVITNLRNEPNIWSLIGPDGGAKEGYPQRGLFSLKYEGLNKETGVPRFLNEDGKVSDAVYLQSLKTSNLVYEGSIDPKVTGGFFNNISYKDFKLSVLMTFSAGNVIRLNPAFSSSYSELNATPEEFINRWILYGDDASPSVLDKRGESQLINSFPYNNYNYSTERVAKGDFIRLKQLNLSYNLPAKLSSKLKLSNCSLSLVANNLWLIYSDKALNGQDPEFFSSGGVAMPIPKQFTLSLKVGL
- a CDS encoding fasciclin domain-containing protein; this encodes MKLHLLVISMMVLLLSSCSKKEFMPAPEGENIPYHETKKTIQENLESSAYTCFYTAWRKSNMDKILKTLNPKIAVTVFVPDNKAFEALGYNIATINRTPAAVLDSLLLFHTAKNQVLPETLDPQSANYLFMSLLENKNYIERYGMMNGEFRYYLYRHYFNIENNKVLVNGKVSGNAADIMIGTNGTLIPIDKVLNRPVKDIRQTLQEDGRFGLYLSILEHDDQFYTEISGFPGNQLDRFFNKEPYVSFSSVFAPTDEAFHKAGIHSLADVQKLNSRSVPYILEDYFTVSNYLPVDSILNNHFWQYNGIYVQNMDLSYNSRYISPEPNPICFFSNDLKNEILGSYVTLYNSERSRVIHLNNLDFIRNGTTLKVRVKGSDAEPATVIASDIQTFNGTIHVVDRLLLPKGFKI
- a CDS encoding fasciclin domain-containing protein, with amino-acid sequence MIKRKELFAILLTGICLQSCIKEADFISPVDYNTLGYKISDNFNLSLFSAALSRSSNDKKLLEPGPFTVLAPSNLAFQNFGYSTTTAVKTESLTRMSKIATYHILEGKFELDKLPYLFNQQIESLGGKLFVTHWIKGTDTVITINGAKLILNNIPGSNGLIQVIDKVLEPYQFDELNDAIASENSITLFSHALRKTGLTSLLQKNGSYTVFAPSNAAMAAIGFRSIQDVNNAQTKVLEDLINYHIVADRKFVYDYILTAGKSNSSKQTMLNGYSVNVNLMSTAQDPPGVFSKISLQGPGNTVPVLVDRADLLSGNGVLHIINGVFKIIR
- a CDS encoding IPT/TIG domain-containing protein, with the protein product MIQKRTYSSLYLMSFTTVIFMIVLFTLSCKKDKELKGEQIPFKVDSYYPNSGNEGTLVTILGTGFDTKAENISITFSGQQADVIAVHEDKIIVRAPKEGKSGMIQMKSGSNHSDVGSYKYQQLSLKEIFPTNGSAGSHIRIMGEGFSSISSPAAVLINGKEAIVVSVSDTVLVVEVPENAGTGPVQVKVNGFESTGPVFHYQTITAIRPLTGGKGTRVTITGSGFAAEIAGNTIDFNGKPAAVISAKENEIVVIAPEGVESGPVSLTINKQRTSGPDFTVVPLPTIEFVSPLSGPGGIEMVIKGLTFSPEKEENKVSINGVIVPLTSATNNELKLIIPGNTGSGEIRVSVNDQEVTGPKFFDQSLGIKSMTPDNGLSGTEVTLTGTGFSSNPSGNIVTFNNVAATILSATETKITVKAPANVLTGNLKVKVGNLEATAPKPFRRAGVLTLVGGPGSTNVDLSTNGSIVVDASGNVFAIENTKNRVLKISASGQVSVFAGSSGGQSGLQNGMGTEARFRFENFGSLTIDKNQNLYVADYGNQLIRKISPQGLVSTFMTGVGNVFAMTTDAAGNIYAMRGTQNAMRMTPQGGLSSLNVSSRNYTHRPAFDQEGNLYMSPDDFEVYISKYPYRADGTIPQPPVKHWAGNPAETGYADGIGRQVKFTWLRGMQVADQKLFILDSDNAFNISIRQANLQTGEVVTVMKSVRGYQDGNLDVARFISLQDLAIDKEGVLYILDNWNNAIRKVYIK
- a CDS encoding fasciclin domain-containing protein; the protein is MMMKQYSLKFMVFLLLVLNLACKHERVVLFAPNLNLRPAGEFINNNYEFKLFNAALKITGLSEILNGQGPFTVFAPSDLAFNNMGIRTPADFQKMNLDSLRDVMKYHIVTQRMSSMDVAKKTVDNPFNTLLGHPVLLSLGNDTDYDFYINGSRITRKDIDLANGILNTVDKVIKYQPVTVKKYLESQERYGIFVAALKKFGLLDQLDTEGPWTVLALPNSAFEQQNISKEDIEKLNPASFKKRLFGTYIFKLQFFRSDLLILTKSGGSGEYDPSGAAVRVPIPGDEEYSHGMAGYNLFVIKTDYGNYPIVRETTTGPADRIDLLFKNGIIHEAGELVIYPEEALIRP
- a CDS encoding DUF4397 domain-containing protein encodes the protein MFREVYNKVSNQHPPKWFYIAVISLLLSYSCKKEKINFQRDTAIERITENLSGTRIIDLFGYDHVIANGDSLTNFVIPIHPSDPAYKENHYKFPGTKYFPQDGRMGNSWWSVENVDAKVGAIWQVPAALFGSDHTLNLTLQNLDYGGNPYEMANFSIGLENNKPMDYYVVNSAVMGGKADYLMTDRDETEPKKGYFKIRVINLSFKLGPRANFNGPFEEHYGKISLAYADGRPVSNATSNIDPLKKVSDYVEIPYGTYQFKVLNEKGREIAGATGHTPNRIIDPPSSSMPRSIFDPSYIVYAPIQTYQPGGVYTIVVNPFGCEFFKNELNYTDFKYQNSFKIIIDKKPEVNQSFARVQAVNALPEQTVSFRLNGQTLTENLKYAAASAYQTKSTGKNQIEAVDQTGKVLAQMERTLDPGMNYTVWLYPTPEGPAKIVVTNNDLSGVLHAGTAEEDASYDYRYFAMPFSKRFLNLCPDVPYLTITAKNGQVLGDKKDNPAVYNLRPGQAPERFPYTWGDWSSREYEILAYRSTPQVTPGVWASDIKILTNENFIARKELYTSGSKTIPFHEPGIYSVALIGRTGNQVPEAFKAKMIVVKHNL